From a region of the Acinetobacter larvae genome:
- the gluQRS gene encoding tRNA glutamyl-Q(34) synthetase GluQRS — MSQTTYVGRFAPSPTGPLHFGSLITAVASYCEARSQAGQWFVRIEDTDIPRIYPGSEQHILACIDAFGFESDRTIIFQRDRLALYQAVLDQLHAAQLIYACQCTRKMLGSNHIYQGRCRSLALPFANQAIRVKVDERCIAFDDALQGHVSSRLDLELGDFVLKRRDGIYNYQLAVVVDDYLQGVTHVVRGADLLDNTARQRYLQQILAYPTLHYMHLPLAMNAQGQKLSKQNMAQPLALDQAPQLLQQAIAALGQTSVDLDTPQRMLQQAIAQWDRAAIPRGLSLSHQIYR, encoded by the coding sequence ATGTCTCAAACAACCTATGTGGGTCGGTTTGCGCCATCGCCAACCGGCCCTTTGCATTTTGGTTCTTTAATCACAGCCGTCGCCAGTTATTGTGAAGCGCGTTCACAAGCAGGGCAATGGTTTGTACGCATAGAAGACACCGACATACCTCGCATCTATCCGGGCAGTGAGCAACATATCTTAGCCTGTATCGATGCTTTTGGTTTTGAAAGTGACCGTACCATTATTTTTCAACGTGATCGCTTAGCGCTCTATCAGGCTGTACTTGATCAGCTACACGCTGCGCAGTTAATTTATGCCTGCCAGTGCACACGTAAAATGCTCGGTTCTAACCATATCTATCAAGGTCGCTGTCGCTCGCTCGCACTGCCCTTTGCCAATCAAGCCATTCGGGTAAAAGTTGATGAGCGCTGTATTGCTTTTGATGATGCCTTACAAGGTCATGTCAGCAGTCGATTAGATTTAGAGCTCGGTGATTTCGTGCTGAAACGTCGTGATGGCATTTATAACTATCAACTCGCCGTGGTTGTAGATGATTATTTACAAGGTGTCACGCATGTTGTTCGTGGTGCAGATTTACTCGACAATACCGCACGACAACGCTATTTGCAGCAAATCTTAGCCTATCCCACCCTGCACTATATGCACCTTCCTTTGGCCATGAATGCACAAGGTCAAAAGCTTTCCAAACAAAATATGGCCCAGCCCTTAGCGCTCGACCAAGCACCGCAGCTTTTACAGCAAGCCATTGCCGCTTTAGGACAAACGAGCGTCGATTTAGATACACCACAGCGCATGTTGCAACAAGCCATCGCACAATGGGATCGTGCAGCCATTCCACGCGGTTTGAGCCTAAGCCATCAGATTTACCGCTAG
- the ftsW gene encoding putative lipid II flippase FtsW — translation MAGLAQTTMSKIQQWTQRIPIRLPQEVTLRNVLIFCVVALLCIGSIMVASASIPYAERMHENPFHYVIRHAISITVALVAAFITYKVPLNVWFKNTMLLWIITMLLLAAVLVVGTEVNGSTRWIRIAGFTLQSTEVAKVVMAIFTADYVVRRANEVRSHLMGLGRLISIMVLTVGLIILEPDLGATVVISLMMLGIFFLAGAPMIQFGCAFAAILIAFVLLILFEPYRFERLMSFANPWDDPLGSGYQLSNALMAFGRGEWFGVGLGHSIQKMSYLPEAHTDFMLAILGEEFGFFGIVTILILSFSMLFCCIRIGHRALQHQYLRAGYLAYGISIIFLLQILVNAGMNMGMLPTKGLTLPFISYGGSSLIMCAVMISLILKIDATTKEQNPKREESSF, via the coding sequence ATGGCGGGCTTAGCTCAGACAACGATGAGCAAAATACAACAATGGACACAGCGGATACCGATTCGGTTACCCCAAGAAGTCACGCTACGCAACGTACTAATCTTCTGTGTGGTTGCGTTATTGTGTATCGGTTCCATCATGGTCGCATCGGCCTCTATTCCCTATGCGGAGCGTATGCATGAGAATCCGTTTCATTATGTGATTCGTCATGCGATCTCCATTACCGTCGCTTTGGTGGCTGCTTTTATTACCTATAAAGTCCCACTCAATGTTTGGTTTAAGAACACCATGCTGTTGTGGATTATCACCATGTTGCTCTTAGCGGCAGTCTTGGTGGTCGGTACTGAGGTGAATGGATCAACACGTTGGATACGCATCGCAGGCTTTACCTTACAATCCACCGAGGTTGCCAAGGTGGTGATGGCGATCTTTACCGCAGATTATGTGGTGCGCCGTGCCAATGAAGTGCGTAGTCATCTGATGGGGCTCGGGCGATTGATCTCGATTATGGTGCTGACCGTTGGCTTGATTATTCTAGAGCCAGACTTGGGGGCGACCGTGGTGATCTCTTTGATGATGCTCGGTATCTTCTTCTTGGCGGGGGCGCCCATGATTCAGTTTGGTTGTGCCTTTGCCGCCATTCTGATTGCCTTTGTGTTGTTGATCTTATTTGAGCCTTATCGTTTTGAACGGTTAATGTCCTTTGCCAATCCTTGGGATGACCCACTTGGTTCAGGCTATCAGCTCTCCAATGCTTTGATGGCCTTCGGACGTGGCGAATGGTTTGGGGTAGGTCTGGGGCATAGTATTCAAAAAATGTCTTATTTACCTGAAGCGCATACTGACTTTATGTTGGCGATTTTAGGCGAAGAATTTGGTTTCTTTGGGATTGTGACCATTCTGATTTTATCTTTTAGCATGCTATTTTGCTGTATTCGTATCGGACATCGTGCCTTGCAACATCAATATCTCCGGGCTGGCTATTTGGCTTATGGCATTAGCATTATTTTCTTGCTACAGATTCTGGTGAATGCCGGCATGAATATGGGGATGTTGCCGACGAAAGGTTTGACTTTGCCCTTTATTAGTTATGGCGGTTCATCTTTGATTATGTGCGCAGTGATGATCAGTTTGATTTTAAAGATCGATGCCACCACCAAAGAGCAGAACCCTAAACGAGAAGAATCAAGTTTTTAG
- the argH gene encoding argininosuccinate lyase, whose amino-acid sequence MTTSSHSSNPSSPNQTSGMWGGRFSEATDAFVAEFTASVQFDQRFYRQDIAGSIAHATMLAKVGVLTEAERDAIIQGLGAIQAEIEAGHFEWRVDLEDVHMNIEARLTDRIGITGKKLHTGRSRNDQVATDIRLYVRDEIDAILQLLQKLQKGILSLASQHTETIMPGFTHLQTAQPVTFGHHLLAWFEMLFRDSERLVDCRKRVNRLPLGAAALAGTTYPIDRAYTAQLLGFEGVAENSLDAVSDRDFAIEFNAAAALIMMHLSRMSEELILWTSAQFKFINIPDRFCTGSSIMPQKKNPDVPELVRGKSGRVFGDLMSLLTLMKGQPLAYNKDNQEDKEPLFDAIDTVRGSLMAFADMIPALLPNIAVMREAALRGFSTATDLADYLVKKGVAFRDAHEIVGKAVALGVQENKDLSELKLEQLQQFSALITADVFEKALTLEASVQARDHIGGTAPQQVQAAIARAEQRLEQLYA is encoded by the coding sequence ATGACTACATCTTCACATTCCTCAAATCCGTCTAGCCCAAATCAAACTTCTGGTATGTGGGGTGGACGCTTTTCAGAAGCGACCGATGCTTTTGTTGCTGAATTCACGGCTTCTGTACAATTTGACCAGCGCTTTTATCGTCAAGATATTGCAGGTTCAATTGCACATGCCACTATGTTAGCCAAAGTAGGTGTACTGACTGAGGCGGAACGAGATGCCATTATTCAAGGTTTGGGCGCAATCCAAGCAGAGATTGAAGCGGGGCATTTTGAATGGCGTGTAGATCTTGAAGATGTACATATGAACATCGAAGCACGCTTGACAGATCGTATCGGGATTACGGGTAAAAAACTACATACAGGTCGTAGCCGTAATGATCAGGTCGCAACAGATATTCGTTTATATGTGCGTGATGAAATCGATGCCATTCTGCAGCTCTTGCAAAAACTACAAAAAGGCATCTTAAGTCTTGCCAGTCAACATACCGAGACGATTATGCCGGGCTTCACGCATTTGCAAACTGCACAACCGGTGACTTTCGGTCATCATCTATTGGCTTGGTTTGAAATGCTATTCCGTGACAGCGAGCGTTTAGTCGACTGTCGTAAACGTGTCAACCGTTTACCATTGGGTGCTGCTGCCTTGGCTGGAACAACCTATCCTATTGATCGTGCCTATACTGCACAATTGCTGGGCTTTGAGGGGGTAGCAGAAAATTCTCTAGATGCGGTATCGGATCGTGACTTTGCTATTGAGTTTAACGCGGCTGCAGCATTGATTATGATGCATTTATCTCGGATGTCTGAGGAGTTAATCTTATGGACCTCAGCCCAGTTTAAATTTATCAATATCCCAGATCGGTTCTGTACTGGTTCATCGATCATGCCACAAAAGAAAAACCCTGATGTACCTGAGTTAGTACGTGGTAAATCAGGTCGTGTCTTTGGTGACTTGATGAGTTTATTAACCCTCATGAAAGGTCAACCTTTGGCCTACAACAAAGACAACCAAGAAGACAAAGAGCCTTTGTTTGATGCGATCGATACAGTACGCGGTTCATTGATGGCATTTGCCGATATGATTCCAGCATTGCTACCGAACATTGCTGTGATGCGTGAAGCTGCATTACGTGGCTTCTCGACAGCAACCGATTTGGCTGACTATTTGGTGAAAAAAGGCGTTGCTTTCCGTGATGCGCATGAGATTGTAGGTAAAGCTGTTGCTCTTGGCGTACAAGAAAATAAAGACTTATCAGAGTTGAAGCTAGAACAATTACAGCAGTTCTCTGCCCTGATTACGGCAGATGTTTTTGAGAAAGCATTGACTTTAGAAGCTTCTGTACAAGCGCGTGATCATATTGGTGGGACAGCGCCACAGCAAGTACAAGCAGCAATTGCTCGGGCAGAGCAGCGCTTAGAACAACTTTATGCTTAA
- the cpdA gene encoding 3',5'-cyclic-AMP phosphodiesterase, with protein MADPNDCFVTINPERSFHAVLQDIQRRYPQADMILHTGDLAQEACPETYARYLATMQQLSIAFYQLPGNHDDMRIFPLLSPHPMPGHIDLGIWQIIMLNSPVAGQVDGWIDAQQLLHLQKLLTTLKHKYIILACHHHPFDMHSNWIDQHKLKNTAALAQVMAAHTNIKALVCGHVHQESCSIWNKVQFLSTPATSVQFKPHQYDFALDLCAPGYRVLRLQHNGQFSSEVHRLESNEFQPNLEISGY; from the coding sequence ATGGCGGATCCGAATGACTGCTTTGTCACGATCAATCCTGAACGTAGCTTTCATGCTGTATTGCAAGATATTCAGCGGCGTTATCCTCAAGCCGATATGATTCTGCATACCGGCGATTTAGCGCAGGAAGCATGCCCAGAAACCTATGCGCGTTATCTGGCAACCATGCAACAGTTATCCATTGCGTTTTATCAATTGCCTGGTAATCATGATGATATGCGTATCTTTCCCTTGCTCAGTCCGCATCCGATGCCGGGGCATATTGACTTGGGTATCTGGCAAATTATCATGCTCAATAGCCCTGTTGCAGGGCAAGTCGATGGCTGGATTGACGCGCAACAATTGCTGCACTTACAAAAATTACTCACAACACTAAAACATAAATACATTATCTTGGCTTGTCATCATCATCCCTTTGATATGCATTCCAATTGGATTGACCAACATAAGCTCAAGAACACGGCAGCACTGGCTCAGGTCATGGCAGCCCATACCAATATAAAAGCCTTAGTCTGTGGGCATGTTCACCAAGAATCGTGCAGTATTTGGAATAAGGTCCAGTTCCTATCTACGCCTGCGACTTCTGTACAATTTAAACCACATCAATATGACTTTGCATTGGATCTCTGCGCACCAGGCTATCGTGTACTCAGGCTACAGCATAATGGGCAGTTCAGCAGTGAAGTACATCGACTAGAGAGTAATGAATTCCAACCAAACTTAGAAATTTCAGGATACTAG
- a CDS encoding DUF6587 family protein, producing the protein MMEMFIVAVIVLWSALVAFKKVFPRTANRSFNALAARCAQQGWHKLAKWLRPAAAGGCGGSCGCDSNAEAPKKAEIGTVKWK; encoded by the coding sequence CTGATGGAAATGTTTATTGTTGCAGTGATTGTGTTGTGGAGTGCGTTGGTCGCTTTTAAAAAAGTTTTTCCACGCACCGCCAATCGTAGCTTTAATGCCTTGGCTGCACGTTGTGCTCAGCAAGGTTGGCATAAGTTAGCCAAGTGGCTCAGACCTGCAGCAGCAGGTGGCTGCGGTGGTAGCTGTGGTTGTGATAGCAACGCTGAAGCGCCTAAAAAAGCCGAAATTGGTACAGTAAAATGGAAATAA
- a CDS encoding NUDIX domain-containing protein, with protein sequence MQNKLHAEFNQNDVQIESRQQRYRGFIQIENIQLRHRLFGQTQYSPTLSRELICRRPAAGALLYDPEQQKFALIEQFRVGALDDPSPWQLEVIAGLLDGDESPESCIRRECLEEAGCAVEHLQHLFTFYPSAGACNELYHLYAAPLRLPPHGGIYGLSEEGENIKLHLIDFCDLDELLSSPRLRNAPVIMALQWLKQHIVAKQR encoded by the coding sequence ATGCAAAACAAGCTACATGCTGAATTTAACCAAAATGATGTACAAATTGAGTCGCGGCAACAGCGTTACCGCGGCTTTATTCAAATCGAAAATATTCAATTGCGCCACCGTCTGTTTGGACAAACGCAGTATAGCCCTACCCTGAGTCGAGAATTGATCTGCCGCAGACCTGCTGCAGGTGCATTATTGTATGACCCTGAACAACAAAAATTTGCACTGATTGAGCAATTTCGTGTCGGTGCCTTAGATGATCCATCGCCTTGGCAACTTGAGGTGATCGCAGGCTTGCTCGATGGCGATGAAAGCCCCGAAAGCTGTATTCGTCGTGAATGTTTAGAAGAAGCTGGCTGTGCCGTTGAGCATCTGCAACATCTATTTACTTTTTATCCTTCGGCAGGTGCATGTAATGAGCTTTATCATCTGTATGCTGCACCATTAAGGTTGCCACCACACGGCGGTATTTACGGCTTAAGTGAAGAGGGAGAAAATATCAAACTTCACCTCATCGATTTTTGTGACTTAGATGAACTTCTCTCTAGCCCGCGCCTGCGTAATGCGCCCGTCATTATGGCTCTACAATGGCTAAAACAACATATTGTCGCTAAACAGCGCTGA
- the dksA gene encoding RNA polymerase-binding protein DksA, translating into MATDNHNQIFEENIDVVEGAKAKTSRKKAKPSDQGNGTAASLFGIAPYQLQKNEEYMSDGQLEHFRKILNAWKAELMSEVDRTLNTMQDESSALPDVNDRATQEEEFAIELRTRDRERKLIRKIEQSIESIKSGDYGFCETCGIEIGLRRLEARPTATLCIDCKTLAEIKEKQNNG; encoded by the coding sequence ATGGCGACTGACAACCACAATCAAATCTTTGAAGAAAATATCGACGTAGTCGAAGGTGCTAAAGCGAAAACATCACGCAAAAAAGCCAAGCCTTCAGATCAGGGAAACGGTACGGCTGCCAGCCTATTTGGTATTGCACCTTATCAGCTACAGAAAAATGAAGAATACATGTCTGATGGGCAACTTGAGCACTTCCGCAAAATTTTAAATGCGTGGAAAGCAGAGCTCATGAGCGAAGTTGACCGTACCTTAAATACCATGCAAGACGAATCTTCTGCTTTGCCCGATGTGAATGATCGTGCAACACAAGAAGAAGAGTTTGCCATTGAGCTACGTACACGTGACCGTGAACGCAAACTGATCCGTAAAATTGAGCAATCAATCGAAAGCATCAAAAGCGGTGACTATGGTTTCTGTGAAACTTGCGGGATTGAAATTGGTTTACGCCGCTTAGAAGCTCGTCCGACAGCAACACTGTGCATTGACTGTAAGACTTTAGCGGAAATCAAAGAGAAGCAAAATAACGGTTAA
- the thiC gene encoding phosphomethylpyrimidine synthase ThiC, producing the protein MNKLTTPSIQDLSAQHEQDAKDLTRILPASRKVYVQGSRPDLRVPFREISLTDTPTGLGGEVNPAIMVYDTSGVYTDPAQDIDLNKGLPHIRETWIAERDDSERLDTLSSRFGQERLKDIRTADIRFAHIQKPRRAKSGRNVTQMHYARQGIITPEMEYIAIRENQRQQQGIDIRQHAGQNFGAQNLREITPEFVREEVAAGRAIIPANINHPEIEPMIIGRNFLVKINANIGNSALGSSIDEEVAKMTWATRWGADTIMDLSTGKNIHETREWIIRNSPVPIGTVPIYQALEKVDGVAEDLSWEIFRDTLIEQAEQGVDYFTIHAGVLLRYVPTTANRLTGIVSRGGSIMAQWCLAHHQENFLYTHFDDICDIMKAYDVSFSLGDGLRPGCIQDANDEAQFSELRTLGELTHRAWEHDVQVMIEGPGHVPMHMIKENMDLQLEVCQEAPFYTLGPLTTDIAPGYDHITSAIGAAMIGWYGTAMLCYVTPKEHLGLPNKKDVKDGIITYKIAAHAADLAKGHPGAQVRDNALSKARFEFRWQDQFNLSLDPDTARSMHDETMPKEAHKSAHFCSMCGPKFCSMKITQNVREYAQNQANTAADSVAEDDISVGLESMKNAYHAQGQKLYHKV; encoded by the coding sequence ATGAACAAATTAACAACCCCATCGATCCAAGATCTTTCAGCCCAACACGAACAAGACGCCAAAGATCTCACCCGAATCCTCCCCGCTTCTCGAAAAGTCTATGTACAAGGTTCTCGCCCAGATTTACGCGTGCCTTTTCGAGAAATCAGCCTAACCGATACCCCGACAGGTCTCGGAGGTGAAGTCAATCCAGCAATCATGGTCTATGATACCTCTGGTGTATATACCGATCCTGCACAAGATATTGATCTCAATAAAGGTTTACCGCATATCCGCGAAACATGGATTGCCGAACGAGACGATAGCGAGCGCCTAGACACGCTGAGTTCTCGTTTCGGTCAGGAACGTCTGAAAGATATCCGTACCGCAGACATCCGTTTTGCGCATATTCAAAAACCACGCCGCGCTAAAAGCGGGCGTAATGTCACACAGATGCACTATGCCCGTCAGGGCATAATTACCCCAGAAATGGAATATATTGCGATCCGTGAAAATCAACGCCAACAACAAGGCATTGATATCCGTCAACATGCGGGGCAAAACTTTGGCGCGCAAAACTTACGCGAAATCACCCCCGAGTTTGTACGCGAAGAAGTTGCCGCAGGGCGCGCGATTATTCCAGCCAATATTAACCATCCTGAAATTGAGCCGATGATTATTGGGCGTAATTTCCTAGTCAAAATCAATGCCAATATCGGTAACTCTGCACTGGGCTCGAGTATTGATGAAGAAGTTGCCAAAATGACTTGGGCTACGCGCTGGGGTGCTGACACCATTATGGACCTGTCCACGGGTAAAAATATTCATGAAACCCGTGAATGGATTATTCGTAATTCTCCCGTACCAATCGGTACCGTCCCTATTTATCAAGCCCTTGAAAAAGTCGATGGTGTCGCAGAAGACCTGAGTTGGGAAATTTTCCGCGATACCCTAATCGAACAAGCGGAACAAGGTGTGGACTATTTCACCATTCACGCGGGAGTTCTCTTACGCTATGTGCCGACCACGGCGAACCGCCTCACCGGTATCGTGTCTCGCGGTGGATCGATCATGGCACAGTGGTGCTTAGCGCATCATCAGGAAAATTTCTTATATACCCATTTCGATGATATCTGCGACATCATGAAAGCCTATGACGTCTCCTTTAGTTTAGGTGATGGTTTACGCCCAGGTTGTATTCAAGATGCCAACGACGAAGCGCAATTTAGTGAACTACGTACTTTGGGTGAACTGACGCATCGCGCTTGGGAGCATGATGTACAAGTGATGATTGAAGGTCCTGGTCATGTACCAATGCACATGATCAAAGAAAATATGGACTTGCAGCTTGAAGTTTGTCAGGAAGCACCTTTTTATACTTTGGGACCACTGACCACCGATATTGCACCGGGTTATGACCATATTACCTCAGCCATTGGCGCTGCCATGATTGGTTGGTATGGGACAGCGATGTTGTGCTACGTTACCCCCAAAGAACACTTAGGCTTACCCAATAAAAAAGATGTGAAAGACGGTATTATTACCTATAAAATCGCAGCCCATGCAGCAGACTTGGCCAAAGGGCATCCAGGTGCACAAGTCCGAGATAATGCACTGTCTAAGGCACGCTTTGAGTTTCGTTGGCAAGACCAGTTCAATCTTAGCTTAGACCCTGATACTGCACGCAGTATGCATGATGAAACCATGCCCAAAGAAGCGCATAAGTCAGCGCATTTCTGTTCGATGTGTGGTCCAAAATTCTGTTCAATGAAAATCACGCAAAACGTGCGTGAATATGCGCAGAATCAAGCCAATACAGCAGCAGATAGCGTCGCTGAAGATGACATTTCTGTTGGGCTTGAAAGCATGAAAAATGCCTATCATGCCCAGGGTCAAAAACTTTATCATAAGGTTTAA
- the murD gene encoding UDP-N-acetylmuramoyl-L-alanine--D-glutamate ligase — translation MLIQRGGLKVVAGLGISGVAAVNFLYQQGYRVAVTDSRETPPGHEQIPADVVRVFGSLDQALLLQAEEIIISPGLDPKHPAIQAAQAAGIAIVSEIQILRRATTQPIVAITGSNAKSTVTTLVGQMAEDAGRKVAVGGNLGRPALDLLKDDPELYVLELSSFQLEATSNLHAEVAVVLNMSEDHLDRHGDMQAYHAAKHRIFQGVKHVVYNRDDALSRPLVPDQVAMQSFGLNAPDLNQYGLLKDLDGTIWLARGRERLLNCAELYIQGMHNYANVLASLALGEAIALPRDSMLNTVKQFKGLAHRCEYVTTIAGVRYYNDSKGTNIGASLAAIEGLGASIASSAGQLAIILGGQGKGQDFHSLKAALQQYVKVAVLIGEDAAVIADAVQGSTHLLNANSLAEAVALCQQHTQSNDVVLLSPACASFDMFSGYVERGQQFVACVDALAAKEI, via the coding sequence ATGTTAATACAGCGTGGTGGCTTAAAAGTTGTGGCAGGGCTGGGGATTTCGGGTGTTGCCGCAGTTAATTTTTTATATCAACAAGGCTACCGTGTTGCAGTGACGGATTCACGTGAAACACCGCCAGGTCATGAGCAGATTCCTGCCGATGTGGTGCGTGTTTTTGGATCGTTAGATCAAGCTTTGTTACTGCAAGCTGAAGAAATTATTATTAGTCCGGGGTTAGACCCTAAACATCCAGCCATTCAAGCTGCGCAAGCAGCTGGTATCGCCATTGTCAGTGAGATTCAAATCTTACGCCGTGCGACCACTCAGCCTATCGTGGCGATTACTGGCTCGAATGCCAAGAGTACGGTCACAACCTTAGTGGGGCAAATGGCTGAGGATGCAGGGCGTAAAGTTGCGGTCGGTGGTAATCTCGGTCGCCCAGCGTTGGACTTACTCAAAGATGATCCAGAACTGTATGTGCTGGAGCTTTCAAGCTTTCAACTAGAAGCGACGTCAAATCTGCATGCTGAAGTTGCAGTCGTACTCAATATGAGTGAAGACCACCTTGACCGTCATGGTGACATGCAAGCCTATCATGCGGCAAAACATCGAATTTTCCAAGGTGTCAAACATGTTGTCTATAACCGTGACGATGCTTTAAGCCGTCCATTGGTTCCAGACCAAGTTGCGATGCAAAGTTTTGGTTTAAATGCCCCCGATCTGAATCAATATGGTCTATTAAAGGATCTGGACGGTACGATTTGGTTAGCCCGAGGACGGGAACGGTTATTAAATTGTGCTGAACTCTATATTCAAGGCATGCACAACTATGCCAATGTCTTGGCGAGTCTAGCATTGGGCGAGGCAATTGCTTTGCCACGCGACAGTATGTTGAATACGGTAAAACAATTCAAAGGTTTAGCTCATCGCTGTGAATATGTCACCACAATTGCTGGCGTACGGTATTATAACGACTCTAAAGGTACCAATATTGGCGCCAGTTTGGCTGCCATAGAAGGGCTGGGGGCATCCATTGCCAGCAGTGCGGGTCAATTGGCGATTATCCTTGGTGGGCAAGGCAAAGGACAAGATTTTCATAGCTTAAAAGCTGCGCTACAACAGTATGTGAAAGTGGCTGTATTGATCGGTGAAGATGCAGCTGTGATCGCCGATGCGGTACAGGGCAGTACTCACTTGCTCAATGCCAATAGCTTGGCAGAGGCTGTTGCACTGTGTCAGCAACATACTCAGAGCAATGATGTGGTGTTGTTATCGCCAGCCTGCGCAAGTTTTGATATGTTTAGTGGTTATGTCGAACGTGGACAGCAGTTTGTCGCTTGTGTCGATGCATTAGCAGCAAAAGAAATATAA
- a CDS encoding patatin-like phospholipase family protein, whose amino-acid sequence MTKKHYALLVEGGGMRGIFTAGVLDAFLQQKFNPFHDYVGVSAGSTSLLSYLSEQKNRIQSIYLDYSLRPEFISYKRFIRGGDLLDIRWLWDKVEQEHPLDQHKVFATPQRNIYVVLTNMTTGQAEYVRAEPGQIINTLLASSALPLLVRKAIKINHNFYIDGGVADALPIQWLQQQQHIRQSMVIRTRPRQYRRDNSLVEQWSARWLFRRNPVLARAIEKSFARYNSSIHFIRRHQDSILEINPPTSKQFASRLCQDPAKLQYSYQLGYEQGQIAMDCWEQFTHLER is encoded by the coding sequence ATGACAAAAAAGCATTATGCATTATTGGTCGAAGGGGGCGGTATGCGCGGTATTTTTACTGCGGGGGTACTCGATGCCTTCCTACAGCAAAAATTTAATCCTTTTCACGATTATGTGGGTGTATCTGCGGGTTCGACTAGTTTACTGTCCTACTTATCAGAACAAAAAAATCGTATTCAATCAATTTACTTAGACTATTCCTTACGCCCAGAATTTATCAGTTATAAACGTTTTATTCGGGGAGGTGATTTATTAGATATCCGCTGGCTATGGGACAAAGTCGAGCAAGAACACCCACTTGACCAACATAAAGTCTTTGCCACGCCCCAACGTAATATTTATGTGGTGCTGACCAATATGACAACGGGTCAGGCTGAATATGTACGTGCCGAACCGGGTCAGATTATCAATACCTTACTGGCATCGAGTGCCTTGCCCTTACTGGTCAGAAAAGCGATTAAAATCAATCATAACTTTTATATTGACGGTGGCGTAGCCGATGCCCTCCCCATCCAATGGCTACAGCAACAGCAGCATATCCGCCAAAGCATGGTAATACGCACAAGACCACGACAATATCGCCGTGACAATAGTCTTGTTGAACAATGGTCGGCACGTTGGCTGTTCCGCCGTAATCCAGTATTGGCACGCGCCATTGAAAAAAGTTTTGCGCGTTATAACAGTTCAATTCATTTTATACGGCGTCACCAAGACAGCATTCTGGAGATTAATCCGCCTACGAGCAAGCAATTTGCCTCACGCTTATGTCAAGACCCAGCCAAACTACAGTACAGCTATCAGTTGGGCTATGAGCAAGGGCAAATCGCCATGGATTGTTGGGAGCAATTCACCCACTTAGAGCGCTAA